The Flavobacterium faecale genome has a segment encoding these proteins:
- the cas1 gene encoding type II CRISPR-associated endonuclease Cas1 produces the protein MIKRTLFFGNPAYLSTKNEQLVISYPDKSLETKTVAIEDIGVIVLENQQITITNGLLEKLTNNNVALINCDQYHLPIGLLMPLSGHTEQTERFKNQINASVPLKKNLWQQTISSKISNQAGLLKEKGIPCRKMEIWAKEVSSGDALNHESRAAVFYWANLFTIENFTRGQKEIAPNNLLNYGYAILRGITARALVSSGMLPTLGIFHRNKYNAYCLADDIMEPYRPYVDLIVSNIIENEDTIEELTIDMKKQLLSIASIDVCIDGKNSPLMVAMSRTTNSLNECFEGSSRKLLYPVF, from the coding sequence ATGATAAAACGCACCCTATTTTTCGGTAATCCAGCTTATTTAAGCACCAAAAATGAGCAATTAGTCATTTCTTATCCTGACAAGAGCCTAGAAACCAAAACGGTAGCTATAGAAGATATTGGTGTAATTGTTCTTGAAAACCAACAAATCACCATTACAAATGGTTTATTAGAAAAACTAACCAATAATAATGTAGCACTGATCAATTGCGATCAATATCATTTACCAATTGGTTTGTTAATGCCTTTGAGTGGTCATACAGAACAAACAGAAAGATTTAAGAACCAAATTAATGCTTCTGTACCGCTAAAAAAGAATTTATGGCAGCAAACCATTAGTTCCAAAATTTCCAACCAAGCAGGTTTGCTTAAGGAAAAAGGTATTCCTTGTCGCAAAATGGAAATCTGGGCCAAAGAAGTAAGTTCTGGAGATGCTCTCAATCACGAATCAAGAGCAGCTGTTTTCTATTGGGCTAATCTGTTTACAATCGAAAATTTCACCAGGGGCCAAAAAGAAATAGCACCAAACAATTTACTTAACTACGGATATGCTATTCTAAGAGGAATTACAGCTCGGGCATTGGTGAGCTCGGGAATGTTACCCACACTAGGTATCTTTCACCGCAACAAATACAATGCTTATTGCTTAGCCGATGACATCATGGAGCCCTACCGCCCGTATGTAGATTTAATTGTGAGTAATATTATCGAAAATGAAGATACTATAGAAGAACTTACCATAGATATGAAAAAACAATTATTGAGTATTGCCTCTATAGACGTTTGTATAGATGGTAAAAACAGTCCATTGATGGTTGCAATGAGTCGAACAACAAATTCTTTAAATGAATGTTTTGAAGGCTCCTCACGAAAACTTTTATACCCTGTTTTTTAA
- the rmuC gene encoding DNA recombination protein RmuC, whose protein sequence is MSALVINSLIFFIAIFLGFIIGKLLSSANFRSAKSSLDERILGLQAQVQQTKEQLASDRLSFEKKQEKVQYEKEQLRHEKESLVIQLSKKEADFDNLWERNKEQKQEVEQLQEKFTKEFENLANKILDEKSTKFTEQNKENMKNILSPLQEKIQLFEKKVDDTHKESIDYHAALRQQILGLREMNLQMSKETLNLTKALKGDSKMQGNWGELVLERVLEKSGLEKDREYHVQQSFTTAEGNRVFPDVVINLPDGKKMIVDSKVSLTSYERFVNEEDDALKASYLREHVLSIRRHVEQLGEKNYHDLYQIESPDFVLLFIPIEPAFALALNEDNSLYNKAFEKNIVIVTPATLLATLRTIDSMWTNQKQQENAFEIARQAGALYDKFEGFVTDLIKIGKKLEETKTEYSGAMNKLVEGKGNLITSVEKLKKMGAKAKKSLPENIINRAVASNDIQPEIEASNSSNSN, encoded by the coding sequence ATGTCGGCACTTGTTATCAACTCTCTTATTTTTTTCATTGCTATTTTCCTTGGATTTATTATTGGTAAATTGCTTTCGTCTGCAAACTTTCGATCCGCAAAAAGCAGTTTAGACGAGCGCATATTAGGATTGCAGGCACAAGTTCAACAAACTAAAGAACAATTGGCAAGCGACAGACTCTCTTTCGAAAAAAAGCAAGAAAAAGTACAGTACGAAAAAGAACAATTACGTCACGAAAAGGAAAGTTTGGTGATTCAGTTATCCAAGAAAGAAGCTGATTTTGACAATTTATGGGAGCGCAACAAAGAGCAAAAACAAGAAGTAGAACAGTTACAAGAAAAATTCACTAAAGAATTTGAAAACCTAGCCAATAAAATCTTAGACGAAAAGTCAACCAAATTTACCGAACAGAATAAAGAAAACATGAAAAACATCTTGTCACCGTTGCAAGAAAAGATTCAGTTATTCGAAAAAAAAGTAGATGATACCCACAAAGAAAGCATTGACTATCATGCCGCTTTGCGCCAACAAATTTTGGGACTTAGAGAAATGAATTTGCAAATGAGCAAAGAAACCTTGAATTTGACCAAAGCATTAAAGGGTGACAGCAAGATGCAAGGCAACTGGGGCGAATTGGTTTTGGAGCGTGTGCTTGAAAAATCGGGTTTAGAAAAAGACCGTGAATACCATGTGCAGCAAAGTTTTACAACTGCCGAAGGCAACCGTGTATTCCCAGATGTGGTGATTAATTTACCCGATGGCAAGAAAATGATTGTAGACTCTAAAGTATCGCTTACTAGCTACGAACGTTTTGTGAATGAAGAAGATGATGCATTAAAAGCTAGCTATTTGCGTGAGCATGTACTATCGATCAGGCGACATGTGGAGCAATTGGGCGAGAAAAATTATCATGATTTATACCAAATTGAAAGTCCCGATTTTGTTTTGCTTTTCATCCCGATTGAGCCTGCATTTGCTTTAGCATTGAACGAAGACAATTCGCTGTACAATAAAGCTTTCGAAAAAAATATTGTGATTGTAACTCCTGCTACCTTGCTTGCTACTTTGCGTACTATTGATAGCATGTGGACCAACCAAAAACAGCAAGAAAACGCTTTTGAAATTGCTCGCCAAGCGGGTGCGCTATACGATAAATTTGAAGGTTTTGTAACAGACTTAATTAAAATCGGAAAGAAACTCGAAGAAACCAAAACAGAATACAGCGGTGCGATGAATAAATTAGTAGAGGGAAAAGGTAATTTGATTACAAGTGTCGAAAAACTGAAAAAGATGGGGGCAAAAGCCAAAAAGTCATTGCCCGAAAACATCATCAATCGCGCAGTAGCGAGTAACGATATACAGCCCGAAATTGAAGCATCAAATAGTTCAAATTCGAATTGA
- a CDS encoding YceI family protein, with product MKTNLLLLTLLLSQICFSQKTLTVSNATAQFEASVPIFEPVAAKNEQVAVALNTKRGYISFSIPMTKFRFASSLMEQHFNDHYLETDRYPNANFKGIIENFDLNAITDYPTNYLIKGKLKIHGQSKNITATIRLQRTMIGFVLTSNFSVLTDDYRVEIPFLIRNKISKTVNISIEVPFQTEATNLGAITVQTKPTN from the coding sequence ATGAAAACAAATCTACTCCTACTCACGCTCCTACTCTCCCAAATCTGTTTTTCGCAAAAAACATTGACCGTATCCAATGCAACTGCTCAATTTGAAGCTTCTGTTCCCATTTTTGAACCTGTTGCAGCCAAAAACGAGCAGGTCGCCGTTGCGCTCAATACCAAACGAGGCTACATAAGCTTCTCTATCCCGATGACTAAATTTAGATTTGCAAGCAGTCTCATGGAGCAGCATTTTAACGATCATTATTTAGAAACAGATCGTTATCCAAATGCAAATTTTAAAGGTATTATCGAAAACTTCGATCTGAATGCCATAACTGATTATCCGACTAACTATTTGATAAAAGGTAAACTAAAAATTCACGGACAATCCAAAAACATTACGGCTACGATTCGTTTGCAACGTACTATGATAGGTTTTGTACTGACATCAAATTTTAGTGTTTTGACAGATGATTATAGAGTTGAGATTCCGTTTCTAATTCGAAATAAAATTTCAAAAACGGTAAATATAAGCATTGAAGTTCCCTTTCAAACCGAGGCCACGAACTTGGGAGCCATCACGGTACAAACAAAACCAACAAATTAA
- a CDS encoding TIGR01777 family oxidoreductase: MKKKVLITGGTGFVGQHLTQLLVDNGFEISILSRSKRKNTPAVSYYKWDLETQYIDNKAVLEADYIIHLAGENIAGGRWTESRKKTIIASRVEPVELIKSVLAANGKMVEAFISASGVGYYGAITDAKICKESTDPENDFLGTTCQLWEAAADAMHLNANRIVKIRTGLVLGKNDGFLKKMLPPFKWGIGSPLGSGKQYMPWIHIDDLCAMYLLALQKPEMEGAYNAAIQDSTTNKIFSKTLAAIIGYKMWFPAVPAFVLRLLLGKIAVIVLEGRRVSASKVEKLGFRFKYINLDSAIRSCL, translated from the coding sequence ATGAAAAAGAAAGTTTTAATAACAGGAGGAACAGGTTTTGTGGGACAGCACTTAACGCAGTTGTTGGTAGATAACGGATTTGAAATAAGTATATTAAGTCGTTCGAAAAGAAAAAACACACCAGCAGTATCGTATTACAAATGGGACTTAGAAACGCAATATATAGACAATAAAGCAGTGCTCGAAGCTGATTACATTATCCATTTAGCTGGTGAAAATATAGCTGGTGGACGTTGGACTGAGAGCAGAAAAAAAACGATTATTGCCAGTAGGGTAGAACCAGTAGAATTGATCAAATCAGTTTTGGCTGCGAATGGAAAAATGGTGGAAGCCTTTATTTCAGCTTCGGGAGTGGGCTATTACGGTGCTATTACTGATGCTAAAATATGCAAAGAAAGCACAGATCCCGAAAATGATTTTTTGGGTACAACTTGCCAACTATGGGAAGCTGCCGCAGATGCTATGCATCTCAATGCCAACCGAATCGTAAAAATACGAACTGGACTGGTTCTAGGCAAAAATGATGGTTTCTTAAAAAAGATGCTTCCTCCTTTTAAATGGGGAATAGGATCTCCATTAGGTTCCGGAAAGCAATATATGCCGTGGATTCATATTGACGATCTGTGTGCCATGTATTTACTAGCCCTTCAAAAACCAGAAATGGAAGGTGCTTACAATGCGGCTATACAAGACAGTACCACAAACAAAATATTTTCGAAAACATTGGCTGCGATTATAGGATACAAAATGTGGTTTCCTGCGGTGCCCGCTTTTGTATTGCGTCTTCTGTTGGGGAAAATTGCAGTGATCGTTTTAGAAGGCAGGAGAGTATCAGCAAGCAAAGTCGAAAAGTTAGGCTTCCGCTTTAAATATATCAATCTTGATTCAGCAATTCGTTCTTGCTTATAA
- a CDS encoding lactonase family protein: MHFFIGSYTHMLTPTFGGRGDGIYVVHIDEQGTVELVHTVPTENPAYLAISDDNRFLYTITEKEQDAVVKAFTIHADFSLSFLNQELIPGSLPCHLVYCNGHIVVACYGSGNVLHYQTQADGKIMPHASHHIHTGKGVNASRQEAPHAHQAVLHPDQKTLFVPDLGIDTVKVYELGSSYLQPKPDLDITTVAGGGVRHLVFNKAGTLGYLSHELTGQVSVLEQQNLNWEVVELHESLPASYAGTPIASAIRLHPNERFLYAANRGYDGITVFEVQANSLQLKHHFKTHGEELREFNITPDGRFLIACHQISDQIMTFKIQEDGSCELISQTDSLISPVCVCFLK; the protein is encoded by the coding sequence ATGCATTTTTTTATAGGATCATATACACATATGCTTACGCCTACTTTTGGTGGTCGCGGTGACGGAATTTATGTTGTTCATATCGATGAGCAGGGCACCGTTGAGTTGGTTCATACGGTACCAACTGAAAATCCAGCGTACTTAGCAATTAGTGATGACAATCGGTTTTTGTATACCATCACCGAAAAAGAACAGGATGCAGTTGTAAAAGCATTTACTATTCATGCTGACTTTTCACTTTCGTTTTTAAATCAAGAATTAATTCCGGGCAGTTTACCTTGCCATTTGGTTTATTGCAATGGTCATATTGTAGTGGCCTGCTATGGTTCAGGCAATGTTTTACACTACCAAACACAAGCTGACGGGAAAATTATGCCTCACGCCAGTCACCACATACATACAGGTAAAGGTGTAAATGCGAGTAGGCAAGAGGCACCGCATGCACATCAAGCCGTGCTTCATCCCGACCAAAAAACCTTGTTTGTACCTGACCTCGGAATCGATACTGTAAAAGTGTACGAGTTAGGTAGTAGCTATCTACAGCCAAAACCAGATCTCGATATTACAACCGTGGCAGGTGGCGGAGTGCGCCATTTGGTTTTTAACAAAGCTGGAACTTTAGGGTACCTATCGCACGAACTAACAGGGCAAGTGTCGGTTTTGGAGCAGCAGAATTTAAATTGGGAAGTTGTAGAACTCCACGAATCATTGCCCGCTTCCTATGCAGGAACTCCAATTGCTTCTGCGATACGTTTGCACCCAAACGAACGTTTTTTGTATGCTGCCAACCGCGGATATGATGGTATTACAGTTTTTGAAGTACAAGCTAATTCACTACAACTCAAACACCATTTTAAAACCCATGGCGAAGAACTACGCGAATTCAACATCACCCCCGATGGTCGATTCCTAATCGCCTGCCATCAAATTTCGGATCAAATTATGACCTTCAAAATCCAAGAAGACGGTAGTTGCGAACTAATTTCACAAACAGACAGCCTGATTTCACCGGTTTGCGTTTGTTTTTTGAAGTGA
- the cas9 gene encoding type II CRISPR RNA-guided endonuclease Cas9 (Cas9, originally named Csn1, is the large, multifunctional signature protein of type II CRISPR/Cas systems. It is well known even to general audiences because its RNA-guided endonuclease activity has made it a popular tool for custom editing of eukaryotic genomes.), whose amino-acid sequence MKKILGLDLGTTSIGWAYINEAENESEISSIINSGVRIVPLTTDEEADFKKGNTISINADRTLKRGARRGLQRFKQRRNALLQTFRGNNFITSNYVYAETGKQTTFSSYKLRAKSATEQVSKEELVQVLLMLNKKRGYKSSRKAKTAEEGDAIDGMKIAKELNDKNQTPGEWIYNSLLNGGKFVPEFYRSDLQTELERIIRFQNQFYPEIFNSKLLEEIQGKTRTATSQHFTKILKIELSENKGTREQTKLQHYKWRNDSLSCALDLKVIAFILTEINNQINQSSGYLGAISDRSKELYFNQETVGQFQFKQLEQNSHAKLKNQVFYRQDYVDEFEQIWETQSKFYPELDEKLKIEVRDITIFYQRKLKSQKHLVSFCEFEKGHKAIPKSSPLFQDFRIWQNLNNIVVKNETTKEPFLLGEELKNNIAQELLFKESMTDIQMLTFCELKKGTHTVNFKKIEGNRTNTALFKAFEKILTIEGYDLDFTKMSHSEIRNAISPLFETIGIDTSLLYFDNSIEGNDFDKQPYYQLWHLLYSAEEDEVLKQTLMKKFGFKENHIPFLLNINLQADYGSLSARAIKKVLPHLMDGHIYDKACLLTGYNHSSSLTTEQNESRILKNQLELLKKNSLRNPVVEKILNQMINVINAIIEDPNMGKPDEIRVELARELKANNEQRNEMTKAINNATKTHDDIRKLLAVEYGIARVTRNDIIRYKLWKETGGISLYTGKPIEPSRLFTKDYDIEHIIPKSRLFDDSFSNKTLCERTLNIEKSNKTAYSFLQEKLTEEEFDQFEKRIKGMFGKISRTKQNKLLIADNQIPEGFIDRQLRETQYIAKKAKEILLEVSRNVTATIGSVTDKLREDWELIDVMQELNWNKYDTLGLTYEEKGKNGERLYKIKDWTKRNDHRHHAMDAITVAFTKPAYIQYLNNLNARTNTDKKGNSIIGIENKYLKRDKNNKLRFIEPMPNFRSEAKKQLESILISYKAKNKVVTNNKNITKKIGGTNQKLQLTPRGQLHKETVYGKMQQYATKEEKVNANFTQDYIAKVAKKEYREALLKRLSENDNDPKKAFTGKNSLAKTPIYISLEDNIVVPEKVKIVWLEDNYTIRKDITPDLKLEKVIDVGLRQILQNRLNEFKGDAKKAFVNLDENPIWQNKAKGIAMKRVTISGVSNALALHTKKDNFGNEILDKDENPIPVDFVSTGNNHHVAIYRDEKGNLQDEVVSFYDAVVRKNLGLSIINKTHKYGWEFLFTMKQNEYFIFPSDSFDPQEVDLFNPANYHLISPNMFRVQKFSKVEYGNSSVRDYVFRQHLETTLNDKKELKDIAFKSIKSLPYFSNIIKIRINHLGQIVQIGEY is encoded by the coding sequence ACTAATGCTCAACAAAAAAAGAGGCTATAAAAGTAGTCGAAAAGCAAAAACTGCTGAAGAAGGAGATGCAATTGACGGAATGAAAATTGCCAAAGAATTAAATGATAAGAATCAAACACCTGGCGAATGGATTTATAATTCACTTTTGAATGGAGGTAAATTTGTTCCCGAATTTTATCGCTCGGATTTGCAAACAGAATTAGAAAGAATTATCCGTTTTCAAAATCAATTTTATCCAGAAATTTTCAATTCCAAACTACTTGAAGAAATCCAAGGTAAAACAAGAACCGCAACTTCACAGCATTTTACCAAAATCTTAAAAATTGAACTTTCCGAAAATAAAGGTACTAGAGAACAAACTAAATTACAACATTACAAATGGAGGAATGACAGCCTATCTTGTGCATTAGATCTAAAAGTTATAGCGTTTATTCTAACCGAAATCAATAATCAAATTAACCAATCTAGTGGCTATTTAGGAGCGATAAGCGACCGAAGTAAAGAATTATATTTTAACCAAGAAACGGTTGGTCAATTCCAATTTAAGCAATTGGAGCAAAATTCACATGCAAAACTAAAAAATCAAGTTTTTTACAGACAAGATTATGTAGATGAATTTGAGCAAATTTGGGAAACACAATCAAAATTTTATCCTGAATTAGATGAAAAATTGAAAATTGAAGTTCGTGACATAACTATTTTCTACCAACGAAAATTAAAATCACAAAAACATTTAGTTAGTTTTTGCGAATTTGAGAAAGGACATAAAGCTATTCCTAAATCGTCTCCTTTATTTCAAGATTTTAGGATTTGGCAAAATTTAAACAATATTGTTGTAAAAAACGAAACCACAAAGGAGCCTTTCCTTTTAGGTGAAGAGTTAAAAAATAATATCGCTCAAGAATTACTATTTAAAGAAAGTATGACCGATATTCAAATGTTAACTTTTTGTGAGCTAAAAAAAGGAACTCATACTGTTAATTTTAAAAAAATTGAAGGAAACAGGACAAACACCGCACTTTTTAAAGCTTTTGAAAAAATTTTAACAATAGAAGGTTATGATTTAGATTTTACTAAAATGTCACATTCAGAGATAAGAAACGCAATATCTCCTTTGTTTGAAACAATAGGAATTGATACTAGTTTATTATATTTTGACAATTCAATTGAGGGTAATGACTTTGACAAACAACCTTATTATCAATTATGGCATTTATTATATTCAGCTGAAGAGGATGAAGTTTTAAAACAAACTTTAATGAAAAAATTTGGTTTCAAAGAAAACCACATCCCTTTTCTTTTAAATATAAATTTACAAGCCGATTATGGTAGTTTGAGCGCGCGAGCAATCAAAAAAGTACTTCCTCATTTGATGGATGGTCATATTTATGACAAAGCTTGTTTACTAACTGGGTACAATCACTCTTCTTCACTGACTACAGAACAAAATGAGAGTCGAATTTTAAAAAATCAATTGGAATTATTGAAGAAAAACAGTTTACGTAATCCTGTGGTCGAGAAAATTCTCAATCAAATGATAAACGTTATCAATGCGATCATTGAAGACCCAAATATGGGTAAACCTGATGAGATTCGAGTGGAACTGGCTAGAGAACTCAAAGCCAATAATGAACAACGTAATGAGATGACTAAAGCAATAAACAATGCTACAAAAACTCATGACGATATTCGTAAATTATTAGCTGTAGAATATGGGATTGCTAGAGTTACCCGAAATGACATCATTCGATACAAACTTTGGAAAGAAACTGGTGGAATTTCTTTATATACCGGTAAACCAATCGAGCCCTCAAGATTGTTTACCAAAGATTATGATATCGAACACATTATACCAAAATCCAGATTATTTGACGATAGTTTCTCCAATAAAACTTTATGTGAAAGAACTTTAAATATCGAAAAGAGCAATAAAACTGCTTATTCTTTTCTACAAGAAAAATTGACAGAAGAAGAATTTGATCAATTTGAAAAAAGAATAAAAGGAATGTTCGGTAAAATTAGTAGAACGAAGCAAAATAAATTATTGATAGCTGACAATCAAATCCCTGAAGGTTTCATTGATCGCCAACTAAGAGAAACGCAATATATAGCCAAGAAAGCAAAAGAAATTTTACTAGAAGTCTCACGAAATGTAACCGCTACTATCGGAAGTGTAACCGACAAACTGCGTGAAGATTGGGAATTGATTGATGTTATGCAAGAACTCAATTGGAATAAATATGACACCTTAGGTTTGACCTATGAGGAGAAAGGAAAAAATGGGGAACGCTTGTATAAAATTAAAGATTGGACGAAACGCAACGACCATCGCCATCACGCTATGGACGCCATTACAGTAGCTTTTACCAAACCAGCTTATATTCAATATTTAAATAATTTGAATGCCAGAACAAATACAGATAAAAAAGGTAATTCAATAATTGGAATTGAAAACAAATACTTAAAAAGAGACAAGAATAACAAGCTACGTTTTATAGAACCTATGCCTAACTTTAGAAGCGAAGCAAAAAAACAACTTGAAAGTATTTTGATTTCGTACAAAGCCAAAAATAAAGTAGTTACCAATAATAAAAATATCACTAAGAAAATTGGAGGTACCAATCAAAAACTTCAACTTACCCCCCGTGGTCAATTACATAAGGAAACTGTTTATGGTAAAATGCAGCAATATGCCACAAAAGAAGAAAAGGTAAATGCTAATTTCACTCAAGATTACATAGCCAAAGTAGCTAAAAAAGAATATCGCGAAGCCTTATTGAAACGTTTATCAGAAAATGACAACGACCCGAAAAAAGCTTTCACTGGTAAAAACTCATTAGCAAAAACACCCATTTACATTAGTTTGGAAGATAACATTGTAGTTCCCGAAAAAGTGAAAATAGTTTGGCTAGAAGACAATTATACTATTCGTAAAGATATTACTCCAGATTTAAAATTAGAGAAAGTAATTGACGTTGGTTTAAGGCAAATTCTTCAAAATCGCTTGAATGAGTTTAAGGGAGATGCAAAAAAAGCTTTTGTAAACCTTGACGAAAATCCTATTTGGCAAAACAAAGCCAAAGGGATTGCTATGAAAAGAGTAACCATTAGCGGGGTAAGTAATGCGCTGGCTTTGCACACCAAAAAAGATAATTTTGGAAATGAAATTTTAGATAAAGACGAAAACCCTATTCCTGTTGATTTTGTAAGTACTGGAAACAATCATCATGTTGCCATTTATAGAGATGAAAAAGGAAATTTGCAGGACGAGGTTGTTTCTTTTTATGATGCTGTGGTTCGTAAAAACCTTGGCTTATCTATAATAAATAAAACGCATAAATATGGGTGGGAATTTCTATTCACAATGAAACAAAATGAATATTTTATTTTCCCATCAGATTCTTTTGATCCGCAAGAAGTTGATTTATTTAATCCTGCAAATTATCATTTGATTAGCCCTAACATGTTTAGGGTGCAGAAGTTTTCAAAAGTTGAATATGGAAATAGTTCTGTTAGAGATTATGTGTTTAGGCAACATTTAGAGACCACTTTAAATGATAAAAAAGAATTAAAAGACATTGCATTTAAATCAATCAAAAGCTTACCCTATTTTTCAAATATAATTAAAATACGAATTAATCATCTAGGACAAATCGTCCAAATAGGAGAATATTAG
- the tnpA gene encoding IS200/IS605 family transposase — protein MPYIKTYIHFVWSTKNRVPFLDNKELRQKVWRHIKENGDKKGIYIDFVNGYSDHCHCLVSLGADQTIQKTMQLIKGESSFWINQSKLCLNKFEWQDEYFAVSVSESILDKVRNYIKNQEEHHSQHTFAEEYNEFITKYKFQKE, from the coding sequence ATGCCTTATATCAAAACCTATATCCATTTTGTTTGGAGTACAAAAAATAGAGTTCCCTTTTTAGACAACAAAGAATTAAGACAAAAAGTTTGGCGTCATATCAAAGAAAATGGTGATAAGAAAGGAATTTACATTGATTTTGTTAATGGGTATTCTGATCACTGTCACTGTCTGGTTTCTTTGGGAGCAGATCAAACAATCCAAAAAACCATGCAATTAATTAAGGGAGAATCTTCTTTTTGGATTAATCAAAGTAAACTGTGTTTGAATAAATTTGAATGGCAAGATGAATACTTTGCAGTTTCGGTATCAGAATCGATACTTGACAAAGTTAGAAACTACATTAAAAATCAAGAGGAGCATCATAGCCAACATACTTTTGCAGAGGAATACAATGAATTCATAACCAAATATAAATTTCAAAAGGAATAA
- the cas2 gene encoding CRISPR-associated endonuclease Cas2 gives MYDEHYTRLNQYRSLWILVFFDLPTETRKERKIASGFRKKLLDDGFSMFQFSIYMRFCASRENAEVHTKRIKSNLPEHGKIGVMQITDKQFGMMELFYGKKPVDPEKPSQQLELF, from the coding sequence ATGTATGATGAACATTACACACGTTTAAACCAATATAGAAGTTTGTGGATATTAGTATTTTTTGACCTGCCAACAGAAACCCGCAAGGAACGTAAAATAGCTTCTGGATTTAGAAAGAAATTATTAGACGATGGATTCTCTATGTTCCAATTTTCTATATACATGCGCTTTTGCGCTAGTAGAGAAAATGCCGAAGTACATACAAAACGTATAAAGAGCAACCTCCCAGAACACGGCAAAATAGGAGTCATGCAAATTACTGATAAACAGTTTGGAATGATGGAACTATTTTACGGCAAAAAACCGGTTGATCCAGAAAAACCATCTCAACAATTAGAATTATTTTGA